The Myxocyprinus asiaticus isolate MX2 ecotype Aquarium Trade chromosome 26, UBuf_Myxa_2, whole genome shotgun sequence genome has a window encoding:
- the LOC127416841 gene encoding small acidic protein-like, translated as MSSSDERCKGTKRSASPDETGSTQWEAADLGTDERKQKFLRLMGAGKKEHTGRLVIGDHKSTSHFRSGTEDQKITAELEHQYRLGLDGKLSGRNRRHCGLGFSEPDPPAECQSTAASEQSESSDKTPKQPLEQHKEEKTLSSDTELKKQVQDTDSKEDKKKTLKMAFVKAT; from the exons ATGAGTTCTTCTGACGAAAGATGTAAAGGTACAAAACGATCAGCATCTCCAGATGAA ACCGGATCCACACAATGGGAAGCAGCGGACTTGGGGACAGACGAAAGGAAGCAGAAGTTTTTGAGACTGATGGGAGCAGGAAAG aAAGAGCACACTGGACGCCTTGTTATTGGGGATCACAAGTCAACGTCCCATTTTCGAAGTG GGACAGAGGATCAGAAGATCACTGCTGAGCTGGAGCACCAGTACCGGCTGGGTCTTGATGGAAAGCTTTCAGGAAGGAATAGGAGACACTGTGGTCTGGGATTTAGTGAG CCCGATCCACCAGCTGAGTGTCAGAGCACTGCTGCCTCAGAGCAATCAGAGAGTTCAGATAAGACCCCTAAGCAACCATTAGAACAACACAAGGAAGAGAAAACACTTTCATCTGACACAGAGCTCAAGAAACAGGTGCAGGACACAGACTCAAAAGAGGACAAGAAAAAGACATTGAAAATGGCATTTGTAAAAGCAACATAA